One stretch of Aythya fuligula isolate bAytFul2 chromosome 24, bAytFul2.pri, whole genome shotgun sequence DNA includes these proteins:
- the LRRC3C gene encoding leucine-rich repeat-containing protein 3C → MPPLEPFLLRSTTMWLLLQSVLLLASCLRSAAAFPKGCYPSEEEGLKTFRCSNARLTEVPKDIPNDTNKLYLDSNRIPFLPRDAFRDLPLLLELDLSHNAIAGVESGAFRGLGDHLHSLDLSSNRLVSVSKDAFSNLKAKVNLSNNPWLCDCRLQELIRTVELVAGSSGGIVCDSSVQEEHVGKAFLQVIADTDFCNMYKKTTDIAMLVTMFGWFAMVISYLVYYVRQNQEDARRHLEYLKSLPSKQRRSEESSTISTVV, encoded by the coding sequence ATGCCTCCGCTGGAGCCGTTCCTTCTGCGCTCCACGACCAtgtggctgctcctgcagagcgTCCTCCTCCTGGCCTCCTGCCTCCGCTCGGCCGCCGCTTTCCCCAAGGGCTGCTACCCCTCGGAGGAGGAGGGGCTGAAGACCTTCCGCTGCAGCAACGCTCGGCTGACCGAGGTCCCCAAAGACATCCCCAACGACACCAACAAGCTCTACCTGGACTCCAACCGCATCCCCTTCCTGCCCCGCGACGCCTTTCGGGAcctgccgctgctgctggagctggaccTGTCCCACAACGCCATCGCCGGCGTCGAGAGCGGGGCTTTCCGGGGTCTGGGCGACCACCTGCACTCCCTGGACTTGTCTTCCAACAGGCTGGTGTCGGTCAGCAAGGACGCCTTCAGCAACCTGAAGGCCAAGGTCAACCTCTCCAACAACCCTTGGCTGTGTGACTgccggctgcaggagctgatcCGCACGGTGGAGCTGGTGGCCGGCTCCTCGGGCGGCATCGTCTGCGACTCCTCCGTGCAGGAGGAGCACGTGGGCAAAGCCTTCCTGCAGGTGATCGCCGACACGGACTTCTGCAACATGTACAAAAAGACCACGGACATCGCCATGCTGGTCACCATGTTCGGCTGGTTCGCCATGGTGATCTCCTACCTGGTCTACTACGTGCGGCAGAACCAGGAGGACGCCCGGCGGCACCTCGAGTATCTCAAGTCCTTGCCCAGCAAGCAGAGGCGCTCGGAGGAGTCGTCCACCATCAGCACCGTGGTGTGA